The Bacteroides ovatus genomic interval AGGTTGTCAAGTTATCAGTGGAACTATTAACCTTAATTTGAGTGGTGCTGGTAATTCTAATTATGGTGGCTTGGTTGGTGAGCATTTTAATGGAACGGCTCTTATTATAAATTCGTATGTCGGTGCAGATGTAACAATCAAGCATCCTAGTAACTCTAGTGGTGCATCCTGTGTCGGCGGACTTGTTGGCTGGAACAACTCCGGTAAAGTCAAAGGTTGTTACTCATTAGCCAAACTTGAGGTTTCTTGTTCCGGACAAGTAGGAGGACTTATAGGGGCTAATAGTAACGGTACGGTTCTGGCCTGTTATGTAGCCGGTTCAATTAGTGGAACTATCTATAATAATACTGGCGGTTTCATTGCACAGAATACCATTAATAATGCTGATGCTACTGTGACGGCTTGCTACTCGACCACGCAGATAAATGTGACTAATAATGCTGGAAGTAATAAATTGGGAGCTTTCGTCGCTTCGAATTCAACAGGAATCAACCAGTGTTATTTCGTAGGCGAGACGGTGACTAATTCTGTAGGAAGCGGATCTGTAAATGGAATTAGTAAGGTAACAGCTACTCAACTCAAGGATAAGAAACGTCAGATGAATCTGGCAATAGAAGCCAAGGATCCAGAATTTGGTTTTAGCTTTAAAGTGAATGAGGATGCCGGAACTAATATATACTGTCCGTTGATTCTACAGGGGGCTGTGAAAGAACCTGGCTTCGGTGGATCAGATTTTGGAGATGGTGGTGATATTTAAATAACTGATAACAGAAAAAAATAAATCATGAATAAAATCTATTCTTTATTAGGGATCGGGCTGCTAAGTGCAGCCACCCTAAGCTCTTGTAAAGAAGATGTTTTCATTGAAGGTGGGGATGAACTGCAACGGGGAGAATCACAGACTTATGTGGCTGTTGCTTCTATCCGGGGGTATGAAAATACGGACAAAGAATCGTCTACACGTGCCAACGTACAAGATGACGGTAGTTCCTTTATGTGGAATGCCGATGATAAGGTTACACTTTGGAATGGAACAAATGGCTATGATTTCACAACCATAAATTATGATGAGAGTGAACCGTCTGGAAATGTGGAATTTGCAGGGAATGGTAACTTTGAAGAGGGAGCTACTGTTTGGGGAATCTATCCGAAAAAAGATGTTCCGACTTCAGGGAATGTTTTCACTTTTACGTTGGGAGATGCTACGCAAAGTGCCCAAAAAGCAGAGCTGCAGAATACGATGCACATGCTTGCTAAAGGCACGGTGAATGGGACTACCGTCACCAATCTTAAGTTTGAACATTTGACAGCTCTTTATCAGTTTAAATTCACCAATCGAAGACCGGATGCCTATAAAGTGACAAAGGTGGTTGTTTCGGCTGATGCTGCTATTTTCCCAAAAACGTTGACAGTTTCGGGAGAAGAGAAAACGTATGGTGATAAAAGTAATAGTCTGACTTTGTCTATGACAAGTTTGGAAATGGCAAAGAATGAAGTTGCATACGGTTATTTGAGTTTCTTTCCGATAGCAGACATGACAAAGGATACAGAATTAACTTTTACTGCTACGATAGAAAAAGTGGGAGATTCTTCCTCTACGGAAACAATAGAGAAAAAAGGAAAGATCAGTGAACTTTATAATGCCGAATCGGTGGTAGCAGGAGATGAATATAAATATGTGGCTGGAAAGCGATATGGTATATCATTTATGCTGGTGGCAGACTTGGGATATGAGGAGACTGAAGCGGGTAAGTATTTAGTCAAGAAAGAAGACGGGTTGATAAATTTGGCAAGTGAACCGACTGTTATGACGAATGCTGCTACGGTAATTACATTAGATGCTGATCTTGATATGTCGACTAAAGAGGCATGGGTACCGGTTACGGAGTTTAAAGGTATATTGGACGGCAATGGCAAGACTATTTCCGGTCTTACAATTGAAGCAACAGGAAACGATGCCGGTTTGTTTATAACTAATAATGGTATCATTAAAAATTTAACCCTTAAAGATGTAACGGTGAAACAAGTGTCAGGCGCAGCTGGAGCATTTGCAGCAATAAATACCGGAACGATTCAGAATTGCGTCATTGATGGAGGAGCGTTGACTGTCAATGGAACAGATGCTAAGTTGGGGGCTATTACCGGACATAATCAGACTGGTGCGTCAATGATAAAGGATTGTAAGGTAAAAGGTAATGTGGTACTGACTGTTGCCGGTGGTAAAGTAAATGCTGGTGGATTGGCAGGTGTGAACGGATGGTGGTCTAAGGCACAAATACAAGGTTCTTCGATTGACAAGGAGGTATCCTTTGTATATAGAGGTAATGGTGAAGGTGCCATCGGAGGACTTGTGGGTTGGAATGTTCAGGGAACCATAACTGGCTGTTATTCTTTGATGACTATTACTGCATTTACAGCTGTGAATGCCGGTGGTCTGGTGGGAGGAAACGAAGGACCTGTAACCGCTTCGTTTGCTGCTAGTGAAATAGTGGCCAAAGCGTCCGGAAATATTGGCGGTTTGGTGAAAAATGGTGGAACTTTGACAGGATGTTATTCAACTTCTGTGCTTTCTGGCACTGCTTCTGTTACCATTTGTGGAATATCAACGGGATCAGTGACAGCAAACGAATGTTATTTTATGTCCGACGGAGTTTCGAATCCGGGTGGAAACTTACCAACTTCAACTAAGGTAAGCGATGCTGCTGCCCTGATTGATAAAATTGCATCCATGAATCAAGCGATAGCTGGCTCTGGTTACAAGTATGTTGAAAATACAGGAACCGACAGTGCCAGAGTACCTTTACTCATTCAACCGGATGAATAATAACTGACAGGTATTAGTTTGAATCCCCTTATTTATCCTTGTTTTGTATATGAAGAGGACAAATAGGGGGATTCGTATCTGGAATATACTATCTTTGTGTGTCGAAGACATCTTTGGGTTGATTGCGACATACAACATGACATTCATCGTAAAATAAAACTTTATATGAGACGAATCTTTGTTAGCTTACTGCTTTTATCTCTGTTTTTTATGGGCTATGCCCATGAGCCGGAATTTTCAACAGCCGGTTTCTTCCGGTTGCCGGATACCGGGCGTGATGTGTACTCGATGAATCCTGCCTGGCGTTTTTATAAAGGAAGTGCGGTGGGTGCCGAAGCAAAAGAATTTAACGACAAAGCCTGGCAGGTGGTGTCTTTACCTAATGGTATTGAGTATCTTCCTACTGAGGCTAGTGGTTGCATCAATTATCAGGGGGAAGTATGGTATCGTAAACACTTTACTCCATCCGAAGCATTGAAAGGAAAGAAACTGTTTCTCCACTTTGAAGCCATTATGGGTAAAAGTAAGATTTATGTAAACGGTAAATTATTGGCAGAGCACTTTGGAGGCTATCTTCCCGTATCGGTAGATGTGACTGATGCATTGAAGTGGGGAGAGGACAATGTGATTGCGGTGTGGGCTGATAATAGCGACGATCCGACCTATGCGCCTGGAAAACCACAAGATGTGTTAGATTATGCCTACTTGGGAGGTATTTATCGGGATTGCTGG includes:
- a CDS encoding GLUG motif-containing protein; this translates as MNKIYSLLGIGLLSAATLSSCKEDVFIEGGDELQRGESQTYVAVASIRGYENTDKESSTRANVQDDGSSFMWNADDKVTLWNGTNGYDFTTINYDESEPSGNVEFAGNGNFEEGATVWGIYPKKDVPTSGNVFTFTLGDATQSAQKAELQNTMHMLAKGTVNGTTVTNLKFEHLTALYQFKFTNRRPDAYKVTKVVVSADAAIFPKTLTVSGEEKTYGDKSNSLTLSMTSLEMAKNEVAYGYLSFFPIADMTKDTELTFTATIEKVGDSSSTETIEKKGKISELYNAESVVAGDEYKYVAGKRYGISFMLVADLGYEETEAGKYLVKKEDGLINLASEPTVMTNAATVITLDADLDMSTKEAWVPVTEFKGILDGNGKTISGLTIEATGNDAGLFITNNGIIKNLTLKDVTVKQVSGAAGAFAAINTGTIQNCVIDGGALTVNGTDAKLGAITGHNQTGASMIKDCKVKGNVVLTVAGGKVNAGGLAGVNGWWSKAQIQGSSIDKEVSFVYRGNGEGAIGGLVGWNVQGTITGCYSLMTITAFTAVNAGGLVGGNEGPVTASFAASEIVAKASGNIGGLVKNGGTLTGCYSTSVLSGTASVTICGISTGSVTANECYFMSDGVSNPGGNLPTSTKVSDAAALIDKIASMNQAIAGSGYKYVENTGTDSARVPLLIQPDE